One Triticum dicoccoides isolate Atlit2015 ecotype Zavitan chromosome 5B, WEW_v2.0, whole genome shotgun sequence genomic window carries:
- the LOC119305562 gene encoding cytokinin hydroxylase-like produces the protein MAFMAAMITAIASAVSVLLLRALWVTLSCYFLTPMSIRRTMAAQGVHGPSPRPLVGNLRQVSALVAEANAGDMTSLSHDIVGRLMPHYVLWSETYGKLFVYWYGSEPRLCLTDTDMIKEFLSSKYAHATGKSWLQRQGTKNFIGRGLLMANGARWSHQRHVVAPAFMPDKLKGRVGHMVECTKQTILSLRDAAARGRGEVEIGGHMTRLTGDIISRTEFDTSYETGKRIFHLLEDLQRLTARSSRYLWIPGSQYFPSKYRREIGRLNGELEGVVMQSIRRSREIADEGRTTSTYGRGLLAMLLAEMEKKREKGAGDDGKFSYDTRLVIDECKTFFFAGHETSALLLTWTLMLLATHPEWQDKARAEVSQVCGDDPPSADQLSKLTVLQMIIHETLRLYPPATLLPRMAFEDIRLGDLHLPRGLSVWIPVLAIHHDESIWGADAHEFHPERFAAGRRSSAGAGRFLPFAAGPRNCVGQAYALFEAKVVLAMLLANFRFTISDDYRHAPVNVLTLRPKYGVPVHLRPLRP, from the exons ATGGCGTTCATGGCGGCCATGATCACTGCCATCGCCTCGGCTGTCTCGGTGTTGTTGCTGAGGGCGCTATGGGTGACCCTATCTTGCTACTTCCTGACGCCAATGAGTATCCGTAGAACCATGGCGGCGCAGGGTGTTCACGGTCCCTCGCCGCGCCCGCTCGTCGGCAACCTACGCCAGGTGTCGGCCCTCGTTGCGGAGGCGAACGCCGGCGACATGACGTCCCTGAGCCACGACATCGTCGGCCGCCTCATGCCCCATTACGTGCTCTGGTCGGAGACATACG GGAAGCTTTTCGTGTACTGGTACGGGAGCGAGCCGCGGCTGTGCCTGACGGACACGGACATGATCAAGGAGTTCCTGTCGTCCAAGTACGCCCACGCCACCGGCAAGTCGTGGCTGCAGCGGCAGGGTACGAAGAACTTCATCGGCCGCGGCCTGCTCATGGCCAACGGCGCCAGGTGGTCCCACCAGCGGCACGTCGTCGCGCCGGCGTTCATGCCTGACAAGCTCAAG GGGCGTGTGGGGCACATGGTGGAGTGCACGAAGCAGACGATCCTGTCGCTGCGGGATGCGGCGGCGCGGGGCCGCGGCGAGGTGGAGATCGGCGGCCACATGACCCGGCTCACCGGCGACATCATCTCCCGGACCGAGTTCGACACCAGCTACGAGACCGGCAAGCGCATCTTCCACCTCCTCGAGGACTTGCAGCGCCTCACCGCGCGCTCCAGCCGCTACCTCTGGATCCCCGGCAGCCA GTACTTCCCGAGCAAGTACAGGAGGGAGATCGGGCGGCTGAACGGCGAGCTGGAGGGCGTCGTCATGCAGTCCATCCGCCGGAGCCGCGAGATCGCCGACGAGGGCCGGACAACCTCCACCTACGGCCGGGGGCTCCTCGCCATGCTGCTCGCGGAGAtggagaagaagagggagaagggTGCAGGCGACGACGGCAAGTTCAGCTACGACACGCGGCTGGTGATCGACGAGTGCAAGACCTTCTTCTTCGCCGGCCACGAGACGTCGGCGCTGCTGCTCACCTGGACGCTCATGCTGCTCGCCACGCACCCGGAGTGGCAGGACAAGGCCCGCGCCGAGGTCTCCCAGGTCTGCGGCGACGACCCGCCGTCCGCCGACCAGCTCTCCAAATTGACCGTG CTCCAGATGATCATCCACGAGACGCTGCGGCTGTACCCGCCGGCGACGCTGCTGCCGCGGATGGCGTTCGAGGACATTCGGCTCGGCGATCTCCACCTGCCGCGCGGGCTCTCGGTATGGATACCCGTGCTGGCAATCCACCACGACGAGTCCATCTGGGGCGCCGACGCGCATGAGTTCCACCCGGAGCGGTTCGCCGCCGGGCGGCGCTCATCCGCGGGCGCCGGCCGGTTCCTGCCGTTCGCGGCCGGGCCGCGCAACTGCGTCGGGCAGGCGTACGCCCTCTTCGAGGCCAAGGTCGTCCTCGCCATGCTGCTGGCCAACTTCCGCTTCACCATCTCCGATGACTACCGCCACGCGCCGGTCAACGTGCTCACCCTCCGCCCCAAGTACGGCGTGCCCGTCCATCTCCGGCCGCTGCGGCCGTAG